The Maylandia zebra isolate NMK-2024a linkage group LG4, Mzebra_GT3a, whole genome shotgun sequence genome segment GGCTTTAACAGGCTTTGAGGAGAGAAACTAGTCTAAATGtaaaaagcataaataaataaatgatgctcCTGATGATGAGCATATCAGAAAACTAGTTACAGGGGTAAAAAATGTAGTGCTGTGTTTTTGGCTACAAAATATCCTGTTTgatgtttctctttgttttttctttcttcttcttcttctgccttGGTGTGTTTGATTCAATTCAGCTCTCTGCAGCAATATTCCTTCCATTCACTGAAGGAGCTGAGCTCCCTGAGAGATTTTCCTGACCTGAAGAACGACCTGGCCTTTCTTATACACATGTTAGACCAGTACGACCCTCTGCTGGTCCAGcgtctctttgtgtttttgtcgcCTGTCAGTGAGAGCAGGCTGCTGGAGGAAAGCTTAGAGAGGCGCTGGGGGGAGGAGAAGCTGCACGCCATGATCAGCGTGGATGCAGACGGCCGCTCCAGGCTGCAGCTGGTGGCCCTGCCTCGCCTTCCTCCAGCCCTCTTCACTCTCAGCCAGCttcaggtcctcaaactggagCTCATCGCAGACACCAGGTTTACTGCACACATGACCAGCATGACCTCACTCAGGTGAGTTGTACAGTGCAGGTGCGTAGTCTttgaaagtatttcttttaaaGTATTCACTTCTTTTTAGACTCTAACTTGGACTTTTATGTGGCATTCCAACTACAGGGAGCTGCACCTCTACCACTGCACAGCAACTGTGGATCCCAGCGCGCTTGCCTTTCTCCAGGAACGTCTAGAAGTCCTTCAGCTTACCTTCACTCAGGCATCAGAGATCCCCAGCTGGGTCCTCTCCTTGCGAGGCCTTCATGAGCTTCACCTCTCTGGTCGCTTAGGCAGTGACGGTGGGGTGGGCCGTAGCTGGGCACTGGGGAGCCTACGCCAGTTGCGACACCTACGTGTGCTGGTGATTCGAGGCATGTTGCAGCGGATCCCCGGTGAGCTCTGCGAGgtggcaagcagcttggtgagACTGGAGATCCAGAATGAGGGCACGAGGCTGCTTGTGCTGATGGGCCTGAAGCGGATGGTTTACCTGACAGAGCTGCATCTGCAGGATTGCCAGCTGGAGCGTTTACCCTCTGCTCTGTTAGCACTGACCAACCTCCGGGTGCTTGACCTGCAGCACAATAACCTGAGGACTCTGGAGGAGCTGCTTAGTCTGGCTCACCTTCGTCGTCTCTCTTGTCTTAGACTTGCTTACAACCGTGTTTTGGTACTGCCGGCCAGCGTGGGTGTGCTTAGAGGCCTCGAGCTCTTGGATCTGTCAAACAACCAGCTCCAGAGCATTCCTCCAGCGCTCTTCACTCTTCGACGCCTTCGGAGGCTCCTGCTTGCCGGTAACCTGCTGGAGGAGCTGCCTGCTGAGGTGAAGGCACTGCAGCTGCTCACAGAGTTGGACCTCAGTGGGAACAGGTTGGAGAGGCTACCCACTGAGCTTTTCAATTGCTGTTTGGAGTTGCGCACCCTGAATATGTCTCACAACTCTCTTAGCTTCTTACCCAGAGAGATTGCAGCTCTAAGTCAACTGTGCAGGCTGGACTTGCGCAGCAACAATCTGGAAGAACTGCCTGCTGAACTGGGCTGCTGCTCAGGGCTGCATGGAGGTGGTCTCCTGGTGGAAAACtggctctttctttctttgccacCGCATGTCAGAGACTTCCTGAGCCGCTCTTACACCCCAGGTGGTGCGCACACAGAGGAGCATTCCAGGCCCGAGTCTGACAGTTTTCCCTACTTCTCTCCTACACAGTGGAGCTTCTCTTCTGCTCTGGAATCACAGATATAAGGACAACAGCTATCAGACTGGtgacataataaaataaaagcactgaTGGAGTTTCTTACAATTTA includes the following:
- the si:ch211-106h11.1 gene encoding volume-regulated anion channel subunit LRRC8D isoform X2 — its product is MFSLSELAPLNQHQNRSKLLKPWWEVFMDYLVVLMLMTSVLACTEQLSRDRVVCIPLDSTTNTRDHSHSKSANVGLSPSSQPQIHHAHKIGPNLHSAPRGRRTHLVYQQYIYISQVCYHEALPLSSRFFPYMALLQSLVLVASGSFWLHFPHTSSRIEQFLSILAKCCESPWTSQALSHAARQESIQEMVEEGRRAQQPHHRTSTSLTVTHTRHSSIDSGTDSPLLKRIDSAFATPPSPCPSTLSCNSTVSCVSLDSREQLPSSSPSVMADSHSQVISLDKSDGEQARALFERVRKFRSHCESSAVICKVYLAQTVFKLLIVTLIMSYTVPLLGSLSFNHTCHPEERALVGYATFECIHVLSSLLRKLLAAYLTLLGLSLQQYSFHSLKELSSLRDFPDLKNDLAFLIHMLDQYDPLLVQRLFVFLSPVSESRLLEESLERRWGEEKLHAMISVDADGRSRLQLVALPRLPPALFTLSQLQVLKLELIADTRFTAHMTSMTSLRELHLYHCTATVDPSALAFLQERLEVLQLTFTQASEIPSWVLSLRGLHELHLSGRLGSDGGVGRSWALGSLRQLRHLRVLVIRGMLQRIPGELCEVASSLVRLEIQNEGTRLLVLMGLKRMVYLTELHLQDCQLERLPSALLALTNLRVLDLQHNNLRTLEELLSLAHLRRLSCLRLAYNRVLVLPASVGVLRGLELLDLSNNQLQSIPPALFTLRRLRRLLLAGNLLEELPAEVKALQLLTELDLSGNRLERLPTELFNCCLELRTLNMSHNSLSFLPREIAALSQLCRLDLRSNNLEELPAELGCCSGLHGGGLLVENWLFLSLPPHVRDFLSRSYTPGGAHTEEHSRPESDSFPYFSPTQWSFSSALESQI
- the si:ch211-106h11.1 gene encoding volume-regulated anion channel subunit LRRC8D isoform X1, whose amino-acid sequence is MFSLSELAPLNQHQNRSKLLKPWWEVFMDYLVVLMLMTSVLACTEQLSRDRVVCIPLDSTTNTRDHSHSKSANVGLSPSSQPQIHHAHKIGPNLHSAPRGRRTHLVYQQYIYISQVCYHEALPLSSRFFPYMALLQSLVLVASGSFWLHFPHTSSRIEQFLSILAKCCESPWTSQALSHAARQESIQEMVEEGRRAQQPHHRTSTSLTVTHTRHSSIDSGTDSPLLKRIDSAFATPPSPCPSTLSCNSTVSCVSLDSREQLPSSSPSVMADSHSQVISLDKSDGEQARALFERVRKFRSHCESSAVICKVYLAQTVFKLLIVTLIMSYTVPLLGSLSFNHTCHPEERALVGYATFECIHVLSSLLRKLLAAYLTLLGLYGLLNFYTLTWILSSSLQQYSFHSLKELSSLRDFPDLKNDLAFLIHMLDQYDPLLVQRLFVFLSPVSESRLLEESLERRWGEEKLHAMISVDADGRSRLQLVALPRLPPALFTLSQLQVLKLELIADTRFTAHMTSMTSLRELHLYHCTATVDPSALAFLQERLEVLQLTFTQASEIPSWVLSLRGLHELHLSGRLGSDGGVGRSWALGSLRQLRHLRVLVIRGMLQRIPGELCEVASSLVRLEIQNEGTRLLVLMGLKRMVYLTELHLQDCQLERLPSALLALTNLRVLDLQHNNLRTLEELLSLAHLRRLSCLRLAYNRVLVLPASVGVLRGLELLDLSNNQLQSIPPALFTLRRLRRLLLAGNLLEELPAEVKALQLLTELDLSGNRLERLPTELFNCCLELRTLNMSHNSLSFLPREIAALSQLCRLDLRSNNLEELPAELGCCSGLHGGGLLVENWLFLSLPPHVRDFLSRSYTPGGAHTEEHSRPESDSFPYFSPTQWSFSSALESQI